In Ovis canadensis isolate MfBH-ARS-UI-01 breed Bighorn chromosome 11, ARS-UI_OviCan_v2, whole genome shotgun sequence, one genomic interval encodes:
- the VAMP2 gene encoding vesicle-associated membrane protein 2 produces the protein MSATAATAPPAAPAGEGGPPAPPPNLTSNRRLQQTQAQVDEVVDIMRVNVDKVLERDQKLSELDDRADALQAGASQFETSAAKLKRKYWWKNLKMMIILGVICAIILIIIIVYFSS, from the exons AT GTCGGCTACCGCTGCCACCGCCCCCCCTGCCGCCCCGGCTGGGGAGGgaggccctcctgcgccccctCCAAACCTCACTAGTAACAGGAGACTGCAGCAGACCCAGGCCCAGGTGGATGAG GTGGTGGACATCATGAGGGTGAACGTAGACAAGGTTTTGGAGCGGGACCAGAAGCTGTCGGAGCTGGACGACCGTGCCGACGCCCTCCAGGCGGGGGCCTCCCAGTTTGAAACTAGTGCAGCCAAGCTCAAGCGCAAATACTGGTGGAAAAACCTCAAG aTGATGATCATCCTGGGAGTGATTTGCGCCATCATCCTCATTATCATCATCG TTTACTTCAGCTCTTAA